A single region of the Lineus longissimus chromosome 14, tnLinLong1.2, whole genome shotgun sequence genome encodes:
- the LOC135498992 gene encoding uncharacterized protein LOC135498992 codes for MEPEKSQLKCGFAVISKDIECGTDASYPNDKSVIPLKQCKKDVHSHLMRWMSSRKASQVKSEWELIALCDGVFDMSSPVLDTTICPNHRYKLSLSWNQQRRCQHPLHQPSKTSRKPRKDGGSVHRVMSREIYIKWGVFVPVGSALCKGCEAKHRVSVANVEREVEPAPMDTESAVASSSVQPADALENPADGTEGQI; via the exons atggaacctgaaaaatcacagttgaaatgtggatttgctgtcatatccaaggatatcgagtgtggtactgacgcttcataccccaatgacaagagtgtgatccccttgaaacaatgtaagaaggacgtgcactcccatttgatgcgttggatgtcctccaggaaagccagtcaagtcaaaagtgaatgggagctcatagcactttgtgatggcgtgtttgatatgagttctccagttctggacaccacaatatgcccgaaccaccgatacaagttgagtttatcatggaatcagcaaaggagatgccagcacccacttcatcaaccctctaaaacaagtcgaaagcccagaaaagatggtggttcagttcatcgagtgatgtctcgggaaatatacatcaagtggggagtttttgtcccagttggctcag ctctgtgtaaaggatgtgaggctaaacatcgagtatctgtggcaaatgtagaacgagaagtagaaccagcacccatggatacagag tccgctgttgcctcttcctctgttcaaccagccgacgccttagaaaacccagcagacgggacagaagggcaaatttga